AAAGCTTACGAATTAGGTATTAAGGCAAAATTCACTCCAATTACTCTGGAAGATTATGAAAATTGGGTGCGCCTTCAAGGTAAAGATAGATATATTGTTACCATTTTAGGTGAGAAATTATCTGCTGAACAAATATCGGAAGTCACAAAAGTGATATCAGAAAAAAATTTAAATATAGATTCTATAAAAAGACTTACAGGGCGCTTATCGCTTATTAAAGAAGAAGAATATCCAAGAGCTTCTATAGAATTATCTATTAGAGGTCATATCGATAATAAAGCAGATTTTACAGAAAAATTCATGCAAATTTCAAGAAATTTAGATGTCGATATTGCATTTCAAGAAGACAATATTTTTAGACGGAATAGGCGCTTGGTTTGTTTTGATATGGATTCGACACTGATACAAGCCGAAGTTATTGATAAATTAGCTGAATTAGCTGGAGTTGGAGATGAAGTAAAAGCCATTACCGAAGCAGCAATGCAAGGCGAAATTGACTTCACAGAAAGTTTTATAAGACGTATGAAACTTTTAAAAGGCTTAAGCGAGGATGTGCTTCATGATGTTGCGGTAAACCTTCCTCTTACTAAAGGTACAAGAAGACTTATTGATACTTTAAAAAGCTACGGGTTTAAAACCGCCATATTATCGGGTGGATTTACTTATTTCGGACATTATTTACAGAAAGAATTGGGTATAGATTATGTATATGCCAATCAATTAGAAATTATAGATGGTGTTTTAACAGGTGGGTATTTGGGAGATATTGTTGATGGCAATAAAAAAGCAGAATATCTTAGAGAAATCGCACTAAAAGAAGGTATTGATATCGATCAAACCATTGCTGTTGGTGATGGTGCAAATGATCTACCTATGCTTAATCTTGCTGGTTTAGGAATTGCTTTTCATGCAAAACCAACTGTAAAAGACAATGCACAAAGTTCCATTTCTAGTATTGGTTTAGATGGTGTTTTATATTTATTGGGTTACCACGACAGGTATATTGATTTAATTGAATAGAGTCGATTTATAATCTACATAGCATTAAAATAGAAGCATGTTATATTGATATGTCTTTCTTAAAGCTTTTATATATTTTCAATCTCTATACGTGTACTTTTAAATCATTAATTTTTTTACATCTGTAAGTTTTGGAATAGTAACGTTCCAATTTAACGTATCTTTTATTTTTACTCTAAAAGCATCCAAAGCAGATGGCTCACCATGTATTAAGTATACTTCTTCAGGAATATTTTTTATAGCGCTCATCCAATCCAATAAATCTTGCTGATCTGCATGCGCTGATAAACTTTCAATACTTTTTATGGTTGCTTTTACAGGATAATATTTGCCGAAAAAACGTATTTCATGAGCACCTTCTTTTAGCAGTCTTCCTCTGGTCCCTTCTGCTTGATAACCTACTAATAAAACGGTTGTTGATGGCGCGTCTATTAATTGTTTTAAATAAGTAAGCACTCTTCCTCCAGTAACCATACCACTTCCTGCGATTATAATTTTAGACCGTTTGTCATCAATTGTTTCCCATGTTTCTTTGTATGATTGTATAATATTAATGTGATCACACATAGCTTGATACTCTTGCATAGGTAGTTTATGCCATTCAGGAAAGCGGTTAAATACGTCAAGAACATTATTACCCATTGGGCTGTCTATAAAAATGGGAATGTTTGGAATTTTATTCTTTTTGTAGAGTTTCCACAATATATACATTAGTGTTTGCAATCGTTCTACTGCAAAACTTGGAATTATGAGATTGCCTTTTTTATGAATAGTTTCATGAATAAGGGTTGATAGCGTGTTTTCTATATCGTCTTTTGGATGTAATTTATTACCATAAGTGCTTTCAATGAATAAATAATCTGCCCATTCTGGTTTTTTAGGATCGTTTAAGAGGTAATCATTTTTCCTTCCTATATCGCCTGAAAACACAAAGCGTTTTCCGTTAATATCCAATTCAATAAAAGTAGCTCCAATAATATGACCATTATATTGAAATCGATACGAAATATGATCAGATAGAGTAATCCATTTATTTTCTATTTCTACATGAAATAATTGAATTGTTTTCTCAACATCCTTAATGGTGTAAAATGGTAAAGCAGGATTATGTTTAGTGTATTTTTCTTTATTTGCTTTTTCAGCTTCTTCTTCATGGATTTTAGCACTGTCTTTAAGTATAATTTCTGCTATAGCCAACGTAGGTGCCGTGCCAATTATTTTTCCAGTAAAACCTTGCTTTAATAAGCGAGGTAAATAGCCAACATGGTCTAAATGTCCATGAGTTATTAAAACAACATGAATGTTGTTAACATCAACAGGGAGATTACTCCAATTAAGTTCTCGAAGCTCTTTTAAACCTTGAAACATACCACAATCAATTAGTATGTTTTTTTCTGAAGTTTCAATAAGAAATTTAGAGCCTGTAACTACTCCAGCGGCCCCTAAAAAATTGATTTTCGCAAAATTATCCATATTATGGTGTTTGAATATTACATAGTTGTAAAATTTCATTAAGAATTTTTTCTTTCCTTGTTTCAGATACGCCTAAATGATCTAAATAAAAGTTGTCTTCTATTAACTCTCTACAAAGCACCACATCTCTACTTAATAAAAATTGTTTTTCTCTATTAGTAAGTAATGTAGAAACGGTTATTGGATACAAACCTAATCTATCAATTCTATCTTTTAGAGCATCATTTTCTGGATAATCCCAACTTAATAAATATAAACCAGTACAATTGCCGAATTGTAATGCATCTTTAGTGAATCTAGTATTTGTAACAACCCAACCTTGTGTAAGTAAAACTTCTTTTTTAGAGCTTTTACTCCAGTTAGCTCTTACATCTTGATACCGAGAGTTTATATATAAGGGGATTTTAACGTTACAATTTAAACCTTGTTCGCTATGAAATTTACATTCAATAATGGTCGCTTCTAAATTTTTGAAAGCAATAATATCAGTTTCATGTGATACGCATTTTCCTTGCAATATCTTGCCAACTTCAGTCTTGTATCCTGAATAATTTAAGATAGCACTTACAAAGCGTTCAAAAGGAAAACCAGTTGGGCCTAATTCATATATCGCTTTCTTCAGTTTATATTTGGAAGCGAGATGACTTTTATTTTTTTTAAGTAAAGAAAAGGCTCTATTATAAATTTCTTTAGTAGAGATACCTTGATATAACTCATCGCGAACTTTATCTAGAATTTGATTAACTATGGTGTTATCTGCTCCAGTTCTCTTGAGAGACAAGCGCAATTTATCTAATGAAAATTTTACCTTTTCACCAGAAGATTTAATGATTTCTATATTTTTAATTTCCATGTTAACATTTTAAAAAGCAGGCAAAACATTATTTATTTTGACAGTTTTATTTCACTAACTAATTAAATGGCTACATTTTTAATTAGACTGAAAGAAATCTTTTACCCAAGCTTTAATTTGATTATCGGTCATGCTATCTGCTTTTTTTATGCCTTTTATTTTTGTGCTTAATGGGGTATAGTTTTTATGTAACTCTTTTGCAAATTGCTCATTAGTTTGAGCTGGACCAAAAAGGACTAATGCATCTGTATCATTAATTTCTTCAGCTATAGTTTTAAAATATTTTTTTAATTGTTGCTTTTCGCGTTCTAAATACTTACTGTCTTGCACGACATCTTGTGGTCCTCCTTTAAATTTTGTGCCAGAACCTCCGTGTGGATGATAATGTTCTATATTAGAAATTATGGTATTAAAAGTTTCTAATGTGTCTTTTAATGTTACAATATATGCTTTGTTTTTATCTAACCAAATACCTGTTCTTTTCATCTTTTAGTTTCTTAAATTGTGAATGATTTATTGTATAGCTTCTTGCTATTTTTTTATTTAATCGGGTGGTTATAATATTTTATAATAGGCATTATAAGTTTACTGATATGAAATTATAAGATAATTTGCAGTATAACAATGATATATATCAGATATCTATTCTGGAATTACTAAAAAAGGCACCATGGGATGAAATCCTATTTTCTTTATAACAGGCTCTATAATAATGGCCTCAATAAAGCTATGTTTATAATTTACCATAGCCAGTGTATCTGCAAATAGCTTTAAAGTATAAACAGCAGCACTCCATGCATTATCTGAAAAATCTGTTGGAAGTAAAATATTATTTCTCATAACTTCTGTCTCAATTTTATGTTATGAAATTAGAATTGATAAACTCGCTGATGCGATGCTATTTATTAGTTTAAAATATTAGGGTTTTGCAGGAATCACTAAAAATGGCACATTTAAATGAAAGCCAATTTGATTAATGGTAGATTTAAAAAATAAGTTTTCAAAAAATGAATGTTTATTATTAATCATTACCAGTAAATTGATACGCGTTTTTAATTGAAACTTTGTTATAGCTTCTGGTACATTTTGATTACTAACGCTATGAAATAAATGTGCAACATGTTTAAATTGCGTTTCTAATTTTTGTCTGTTATTTTCTTGTTGTTCAGACAAATCATATCCATAACTTGCATTTAAAATGTTAACTCTTGAATGATATACCGTGGCAATATCTATGATAGATTGTAAGTGATTGTTTTTAAAATCGATTTCATAATCAGATGGGAATAATATTTCATGAGGAGTTTCAAAAGAAAAATTACTAGGTACTGCTAGTACTGGGCATTTGGCTCTTTTTAAAATATGAACAGTATTAGATCCAAACAATACTTCCTTTAAGCCAGTAGCACCTTTTGTTCCCATTACAATGATATCCATAGCATTACCTTGGTAAAGCTCCTCAATTTCTGAAGTAAGCGTATTAAATGATAGTATTTTAGAAAAAATATGTTTTGAATTGCTAAACTCGGAATTAATTTTTTGTTGTATTTCGCTTAATTTTTTTTTCGCTGTTTCTTTCACAACATTCATTACTTGAAGCTGGGCAGAACTTGATTGCATATATTCCACTTGATAAACTACTGGTGTGTAAGTGTGTAAAAGCGTGAAGTTACACTTCTCATTTTTATATAGTTGCA
The genomic region above belongs to Mariniflexile litorale and contains:
- a CDS encoding MBL fold metallo-hydrolase, with protein sequence MDNFAKINFLGAAGVVTGSKFLIETSEKNILIDCGMFQGLKELRELNWSNLPVDVNNIHVVLITHGHLDHVGYLPRLLKQGFTGKIIGTAPTLAIAEIILKDSAKIHEEEAEKANKEKYTKHNPALPFYTIKDVEKTIQLFHVEIENKWITLSDHISYRFQYNGHIIGATFIELDINGKRFVFSGDIGRKNDYLLNDPKKPEWADYLFIESTYGNKLHPKDDIENTLSTLIHETIHKKGNLIIPSFAVERLQTLMYILWKLYKKNKIPNIPIFIDSPMGNNVLDVFNRFPEWHKLPMQEYQAMCDHINIIQSYKETWETIDDKRSKIIIAGSGMVTGGRVLTYLKQLIDAPSTTVLLVGYQAEGTRGRLLKEGAHEIRFFGKYYPVKATIKSIESLSAHADQQDLLDWMSAIKNIPEEVYLIHGEPSALDAFRVKIKDTLNWNVTIPKLTDVKKLMI
- a CDS encoding ATP cone domain-containing protein — protein: MEIKNIEIIKSSGEKVKFSLDKLRLSLKRTGADNTIVNQILDKVRDELYQGISTKEIYNRAFSLLKKNKSHLASKYKLKKAIYELGPTGFPFERFVSAILNYSGYKTEVGKILQGKCVSHETDIIAFKNLEATIIECKFHSEQGLNCNVKIPLYINSRYQDVRANWSKSSKKEVLLTQGWVVTNTRFTKDALQFGNCTGLYLLSWDYPENDALKDRIDRLGLYPITVSTLLTNREKQFLLSRDVVLCRELIEDNFYLDHLGVSETRKEKILNEILQLCNIQTP
- the serB gene encoding phosphoserine phosphatase SerB, with translation MANEIFLLNISGQDKPGLTSGLTSVLTEYGAKVLDIGQANIHNTLSLGILFEIQSGANSASVLKDLLFKAYELGIKAKFTPITLEDYENWVRLQGKDRYIVTILGEKLSAEQISEVTKVISEKNLNIDSIKRLTGRLSLIKEEEYPRASIELSIRGHIDNKADFTEKFMQISRNLDVDIAFQEDNIFRRNRRLVCFDMDSTLIQAEVIDKLAELAGVGDEVKAITEAAMQGEIDFTESFIRRMKLLKGLSEDVLHDVAVNLPLTKGTRRLIDTLKSYGFKTAILSGGFTYFGHYLQKELGIDYVYANQLEIIDGVLTGGYLGDIVDGNKKAEYLREIALKEGIDIDQTIAVGDGANDLPMLNLAGLGIAFHAKPTVKDNAQSSISSIGLDGVLYLLGYHDRYIDLIE
- a CDS encoding universal stress protein, coding for MKKILLPTDFSDNSWNAIKYALQLYKNEKCNFTLLHTYTPVVYQVEYMQSSSAQLQVMNVVKETAKKKLSEIQQKINSEFSNSKHIFSKILSFNTLTSEIEELYQGNAMDIIVMGTKGATGLKEVLFGSNTVHILKRAKCPVLAVPSNFSFETPHEILFPSDYEIDFKNNHLQSIIDIATVYHSRVNILNASYGYDLSEQQENNRQKLETQFKHVAHLFHSVSNQNVPEAITKFQLKTRINLLVMINNKHSFFENLFFKSTINQIGFHLNVPFLVIPAKP